In Raphanus sativus cultivar WK10039 chromosome 5, ASM80110v3, whole genome shotgun sequence, the following proteins share a genomic window:
- the LOC108862764 gene encoding serine/threonine protein phosphatase 2A 57 kDa regulatory subunit B' epsilon isoform, whose translation MLNKIKKLSQKKFNKSDQHNQDNNNNTNVVRSSRPTATTASPLPNGESQTPAPSPSQTPNHPMFTSAPTLEVLPLLKDVSSSDRPLLFMKKSHMCSCQCDFSDALIMPREKEIKRQTLLELVDFLHSSSGKVNETMQSELIRMVSANIFRSLPPAHYENTGAPPEGNDPEEEEPYLEPWWPHLQLVYELLLRYVVSSEIEPKTAKIFINHTFVSRLLDLFDSEDPREREYLKTVLHRIYGKFIFHRPFIRCSVYNIFYKFLYETERCIGIGELLEIIASVINGFTVPMREEHRLFLVKAVLPLHKSKSISVYHQQLSYCVTLFVEKDYKLADTVIRGLLKYWPLTNCNKEVLYLGELEEVLDVTEPSEFQHCVVPLFTQIGKCLNSSHFQVAERALFLWNNEHIVGLIAENKDVIFPIIFEALERNMKGHWNQAVHGLSENVRRMFMEMDNDLFEECEKHYQENEAKTWELLEQREMTWKRLEEAASLAAN comes from the exons ATGTTGAACAAAATCAAGAAACTAAGCCAGAAAAAGTTCAACAAATCAGATCAACACAAccaagacaacaacaacaacaccaacGTCGTCCGCAGCAGCCGCCCCACAGCCACCACCGCATCTCCTTTACCAAATGGCGAGTCCCAGACACCAGCTCCATCACCTTCCCAGACACCAAACCACCCAATGTTCACATCAGCACCAACCCTCGAAGTCCTCCCGTTATTAAAAGACGTGTCCTCATCAGATCGTCCCCTCCTCTTCATGAAAAAGTCACACATGTGTTCTTGCCAATGCGACTTCTCCGACGCGTTGATCATGCCACGTGAGAAAGAGATCAAAAGACAGACACTTCTCGAACTCGTGGATTTTCTCCACTCCTCCTCAGGTAAAGTCAACGAGACCATGCAGAGCGAGCTTATACGTATGGTCTCCGCCAACATTTTCAGATCTCTCCCACCTGCCCATTACGAGAACACGGGAGCTCCTCCCGAAGGCAACGATCCAGAAGAGGAAGAGCCTTATCTCGAGCCGTGGTGGCCTCATTTGCAGCTAGTCTACGAGCTTCTCTTGCGTTACGTCGTCTCCTCTGAGATAGAGCCCAAGACTGCTAAAATATTCATCAACCACACGTTTGTCTCGAGACTACTCGATCTCTTTGACTCCGAGGATCCTAGAGAGAGGGAATATTTGAAAACTGTTCTCCACAGGATCTACGGGAAGTTTATATTTCACCGACCTTTTATAAGATGCTCTGTTTACAACATCTTCTACAAGTTCTTGTATGAGACTGAGAGGTGTATTGGGATAGGAGAGCTGTTGGAGATTATAGCGAGTGTGATCAATGGGTTTACAGTACCGATGAGAGAGGAGCATAGGCTGTTTCTTGTGAAAGCCGTTTTGCCGTTGCACAAGTCTAAAAGCATCTCTGTTTACCACCAGCAGTTGTCGTATTGCGTGACGCTGTTTGTGGAGAAAGATTATAAACTCGCTGATACTGTGATACGTGGGTTGTTGAAGTACTGGCCGCTTACGAATTGTAATAAGGAGGTTCTGTACCTGGGAGAGCTTGAAGAGGTTTTGGATGTTACAGAGCCTTCAGAGTTTCAGCATTGTGTTGTTCCTTTGTTTACACAGATTGGGAAATGTCTTAATAGCTCACACTTCCAG GTGGCAGAGAGAGCTCTTTTCTTGTGGAACAATGAGCATATCGTTGGCCTGATTGCTGAGAACAAGGACGTGATTTTTCCGATAATATTTGAAGCACTGGAGAGGAACATGAAAGGACATTGGAACCAGGCGGTGCATGGTCTCTCTGAGAATGTTAGAAGAATGTTTATGGAGATGGACAATGACCTCTTTGAAGAGTGTGAGAAACATTATCAAGAGAATGAAGCTAAGACTTGGGAGTTGTTGGAACAAAGAGAGATGACGTGGAAGAGACTTGAGGAGGCTGCTTCTTTAGCTGCAAATTAA